The proteins below come from a single Leptospiraceae bacterium genomic window:
- a CDS encoding PilZ domain-containing protein codes for MNAIVLKKERRKRYARPISILWVGALLCFLPVINFYIILKELKTGNISLPLFFSLLTSLQITLLLLPLPIGIGLLMIKKWAWWAILIYFPILIVYDFLLLVSNSSLFNFGVLFRTILGFGLIVFILRKNISAPYFKLYPRGWRGEKRNPIEVNVVLDDKEFKTKDISSNGIYLDWKDCDKNLGDEVVLEFKEDISLVPRTTKAGIVRIDETGVGLAFRK; via the coding sequence ATGAATGCTATTGTTTTAAAAAAGGAAAGAAGAAAAAGATATGCAAGACCAATCTCTATACTTTGGGTAGGTGCGTTATTATGCTTTCTGCCAGTTATAAATTTTTATATAATTTTAAAAGAACTGAAAACGGGTAATATTAGTTTGCCTCTGTTTTTTAGTTTATTGACTTCACTACAAATTACTCTTTTATTACTACCTTTGCCTATTGGTATTGGTTTATTAATGATCAAAAAATGGGCGTGGTGGGCAATCTTAATTTACTTTCCTATTTTAATCGTATATGATTTTTTGTTGTTAGTTTCAAATAGTTCTCTTTTTAACTTTGGAGTTTTATTTAGAACTATTTTAGGTTTTGGGCTAATCGTATTTATCCTTCGAAAAAATATTTCAGCTCCTTATTTTAAACTTTATCCCAGAGGATGGCGCGGTGAAAAAAGAAATCCAATCGAGGTAAATGTTGTCTTGGATGATAAAGAATTCAAAACCAAAGATATTAGCTCGAACGGTATATACCTTGATTGGAAAGACTGTGATAAAAATCTTGGGGATGAAGTTGTATTGGAATTTAAAGAAGATATTAGTTTAGTACCACGAACCACAAAAGCCGGAATCGTTCGAATCGATGAGACTGGAGTAGGATTGGCTTTTAGGAAATAA